A stretch of DNA from Arthrobacter globiformis:
ATCGATACAGCGGAGATCTACGGGCCTTTCCTGAGCGAAGAGATCGTCGGGCAGGCGGTCAAGGGGCGCCGCGACCAGGTCAAGATCGCCACAAAGTTCGGCCTGGTCTCACACTCCAACGGCGGCCCCGGCATGATCGACAGCAGCGCGGCGAACGTGAAGGCCGCCGTCGAGGGCTGCCTCAAGCGCCTCGGCACCGACCACATCGACCTGTACTACCAGCACCGGGTCGACCCGGACACCCCGATCGAGGAAACCGCAGGCGCCGTTGCTCAACTAATAGCCGAGGGCAAGGTGCTGCACTTCGGGCTCTCAGAAGCCTCCCCGGAGACCACCCGGCGGGCACACGCAGTACAGCCGGTCGCCGCCCTGCAGACCGAGTACTCTCTCTGGACCCGCGACGTGGAGGAGCAGATCCTGCCGCTGCTACGTGAACTCGGAATCGGCTTCGTCCCGTACTCACCGCTCGGACACGGGCTGCTGACCGGTCAAATCCGCTCGGTGGACGACTTCGCCGACGACGACTGGCGCAAGACCAACCCGCGGTTCACGGGCGAGAACTTCCGCCGAAACCTCGCGATCGTCGACGAAGTGAAGGCTATCGGCGCCGAAATCGGCGCGACCCCCGCACAGACAGCCCTCGCCTGGCTGCTGACCCGCGGGAACGACATCGCCCCGATCCCCGGCACCCGTCGGGTCTCCCGTGTCGAGGAGAACACCGCTGCCGACGGCATCGAACTCACCGGCGACCAGCTGGAGCGGCTGAACACCCTGCGGCCTGCCGCAGGTGAACGCCACGACGAAGCCAACATGGCCTCGATCGACCGCTGATCCCTGGCCGGGGTGTCCCGCCAAACAATCCCGGTTCCAGTGGGCAACAAACAATGCTGGTTCAATAAGACGCCTCCAAAACCTGGATGATTCCTTTGGAGCATGCATGCATGCTGACGCTGGTCGCCAGGGCAGCCAGGATTTTTAAGACCTTCACCCGCGGGGACCTCGAGGAGAGCCTCGACGCCGTGGTCAGCCTGCGCACAAGTTCAGAGATGGCCGGCGCAGTCCGGGTCGCGTCCTATTGCCGAGGCCTTGAGACGGCACTGAAACACGGCCAGAAAAACGATCTGGTAGCTGTACAAACAAAGCTGTGTTTGGCCGCTTTGGATCAAGAGCACGTCCACGATGCTGAGGATGCGAGGTGCCGATAAAGGACCGACGACGGAGCCGACGGGCAGGGGGGACACCGGCCAGCAGTCCGCTGCCGGCCGGTGCACCCTCAGTGTTTTACATGACGGCTTGCGGGGGAGGGGTTAGGGAGGTTGGCCCTGCTGTTGCAGCTTCGGGCGCTGGTGCAATTTCCGGCTCGGGGACCGAGCGCATGACCCGCCACGTCGCCACTCCACCGCCCACGGCCGCCAAAGCGGTCAGGATGAACCACCAGAGCATCCTGGTTGTCTTCTGCGGAGGCTGCGCTTGTGCTGGCGTCTCAGTCACTGGGATAAGTTTCGCTATCCGCTCGTGGAGCCGGGGGGTGGCTGTTTCTACCCTGCCGGCGAGTTCATCGGCGATGGTCCGCAGGCTGTCCTGCAGGCGTGGTGACGCTGCCTCCAAGCCGGTGTCGATGCCTGTCAGGGCACGGCGAAGTGCAGCTTCAATGCCGGGGGTAGCCCATTCCCTGCCCTTGGCCAAGCGCGTGAGGAGGGCTTCCTGGAGATGGCGGGCCTGAGCCGCCCGGTCGATCTGGTCAGAGGTGCGCACAAGAGACTCCTAGGTCGGGTAGGTGGAGCTAAAGCTTATGGCCTTGGCACTTGGCCTGAACACCCTTGAAATCCCATGGGCCTGTATGGCGAGAGAAAAGACACGCTCCTTTAGGACTGCTGCGGCGTACGGGCCCCTTACCGCAATGCATTCAACCGCCTCCACCGGGGCAGGAACTATTGGCCGTTCCGGCGCAATTCGCAGCGATACAGCCTCTGGCGGGTGATACCAAGGTCAGCGCAGAGGCCGCTGACCCTAGGGTTAGGTTGGTCCATGGACGCCAGGTGGCGAGACGGAGTTTGGCGGAGGTCATTCTTGTAGGGACGCTCGCGGTTGCGGCCGTGGGCGCGAGCAGTAGCGAGGCCAGAGAGGGTCCATTCGGAGACCCAGAAGTCCTAGGGCCGTGGAGTTGGGGCAGGGCCGAAAAAGCGCAGTTCAGATCCTGCTGAGGTGGCGTGGCGGGCTTTGTCCAAGATAAAGTCCCGGTCCTCCTGTGCCAGCAGTGACCCGCCATGCAGGTCTCGGTCCACGGGTTCGGCGATCTCCCTGCAAATGATGGCGGCTATAGTTCGCGGCAGGATTGCGGATCCTGGATTGTCGGTAAGCCATTGCTGTGTGGAGGGGCTGAGCTTGTCCCAGTTCCCCCTGATATCCATCTCCATCGATGTTTCCTTTCAAGGCTGGGCGTGCCACATTGCCGGATAAGGGCGAGTGGATTCCGCCCAGCCTACGTCCCGAGAGCGGCCAGGGAAAGAGCGCCCGGCGGGTTGGATCAGACAAACTGGTCTTGCGTGAATCTTGCGGAGAATTTGAGCGGCTTTTG
This window harbors:
- a CDS encoding aldo/keto reductase; this encodes MKNARLGELEVSAIGLGAMTMAGIYTSEGALDNAESIRTIHRALDLGVTHIDTAEIYGPFLSEEIVGQAVKGRRDQVKIATKFGLVSHSNGGPGMIDSSAANVKAAVEGCLKRLGTDHIDLYYQHRVDPDTPIEETAGAVAQLIAEGKVLHFGLSEASPETTRRAHAVQPVAALQTEYSLWTRDVEEQILPLLRELGIGFVPYSPLGHGLLTGQIRSVDDFADDDWRKTNPRFTGENFRRNLAIVDEVKAIGAEIGATPAQTALAWLLTRGNDIAPIPGTRRVSRVEENTAADGIELTGDQLERLNTLRPAAGERHDEANMASIDR